From Methanomassiliicoccales archaeon LGM-RCC1, one genomic window encodes:
- a CDS encoding AAA family ATPase, producing MKIRSVSVDGLYNGFDYELKLNPDLTYIHSPNGYGKSTLMHMLYSALKGDSAYLEEIPFKRFDIEFVDGTVLIIENKDCKLTKMVQKMDLDTRVTDEDVESMSDITYIGPDRLTIRKKDGHLVNALEFCAQELYETIRRAKDDNSLTEYTGERREMSDSELDFWCKDLNAKLDFIKDAGFYPVLPTNIKFPPSRYEIIDNRKACEDLAYSISEYVDRDYQLAESIIVFKDIVNNIFLNKYIDVTETGKLTVTMANGTSLQLNKLSSGETQILLMFYNILFHSHQDGIVIVDEPEISLHVSWQQMIGDYFSDICRVRKIQMLVATHSPQVIHDRWDQAQELVLKNA from the coding sequence ATGAAGATACGCTCGGTCAGTGTGGACGGGCTTTACAACGGGTTCGATTATGAGCTCAAACTGAATCCCGATCTGACATACATCCATTCTCCAAACGGTTACGGCAAGTCCACCCTGATGCACATGCTCTACAGTGCTCTCAAGGGTGACTCCGCATATCTGGAGGAGATCCCATTCAAGAGATTCGACATAGAGTTCGTGGATGGTACCGTCCTTATTATTGAGAACAAGGACTGCAAGCTGACCAAGATGGTACAGAAAATGGATCTGGACACCCGTGTGACCGATGAGGATGTCGAATCCATGTCGGACATAACATACATTGGTCCCGACCGCCTAACCATCAGGAAGAAGGACGGGCATCTTGTGAATGCCCTGGAGTTCTGTGCCCAGGAGCTGTATGAGACCATACGCCGCGCCAAGGACGACAATTCCCTGACCGAATACACCGGAGAGCGCAGGGAGATGTCCGACAGCGAACTCGACTTCTGGTGCAAGGACCTGAATGCAAAGCTCGATTTCATCAAGGACGCAGGGTTCTACCCTGTTCTTCCCACGAACATAAAGTTCCCTCCGTCCAGATACGAGATAATAGACAACAGGAAGGCCTGCGAGGATCTGGCCTATTCCATCTCGGAATACGTGGACAGGGACTATCAGCTGGCCGAGTCCATAATAGTCTTCAAGGACATCGTGAACAACATCTTCCTGAACAAGTACATCGATGTCACCGAAACAGGGAAGCTGACCGTAACCATGGCCAACGGGACCTCGCTGCAGCTGAACAAGCTGTCATCCGGCGAGACTCAGATCCTACTGATGTTCTACAATATCCTTTTCCATTCCCACCAGGACGGCATAGTCATAGTGGATGAGCCCGAGATATCGCTGCACGTATCCTGGCAGCAGATGATAGGGGACTACTTCAGTGACATATGCAGGGTGAGGAAGATTCAGATGCTTGTCGCCACCCATTCGCCCCAGGTGATACATGACAGGTGGGATCAGGCTCAGGAGCTGGTGCTGAAGAATGCGTGA
- a CDS encoding NAD-binding protein: MKVIIIGAGAVGYVAAETISNMHDVLVIENDSDIADMVKNRLNVSVLHEDGTNPKTINYAVETHGADVLISTLKRDDSNLFICMMAKRIRPEIVTVASITNPDFMIATTKDGVTGVDVIISPELITADKMYRICTLENAVDFEVMPIFNSSMAVFEVSQDSNMVGKIVQDTFSLNDATVFAIYRGDDLFFQVDTMEIHAGDRICVMGTYEAISGYNASLGVEISAKDIVILGGTIVGQHLASLLAADDKQRYVRIIDKDNERCKDLSRSLSGVLVINGDFTDPEIQSSENLFRSDCLVSVTNQDDTNLLMCMSAQKYNTNKIVSRYLKKEYQDIFTFTGLATIVGFDKIVSNEIAKCVISGDKVVMRMRNSDEQFFIHDVDSHSKLIDRYYGDLILPNGVRVVAIKRNEDVLYPAMDTEFIEGDRLLVFTNFTKEKDLAKVFGRNIVSES; the protein is encoded by the coding sequence ATGAAGGTCATAATAATCGGTGCCGGCGCTGTCGGTTACGTAGCTGCCGAGACCATTTCGAACATGCACGATGTGCTTGTGATAGAGAACGATTCCGATATCGCGGACATGGTTAAGAACCGTCTGAATGTATCTGTTCTTCATGAGGACGGTACCAATCCAAAGACGATCAATTATGCTGTTGAGACTCATGGAGCAGACGTTCTCATAAGCACCCTGAAGAGAGACGATTCCAATCTCTTCATCTGCATGATGGCGAAGAGGATCAGACCCGAGATCGTCACCGTGGCTTCGATCACCAATCCAGATTTCATGATCGCCACCACCAAAGATGGAGTGACGGGAGTGGATGTCATAATCTCCCCTGAGCTGATAACTGCCGACAAGATGTACAGGATATGCACCCTGGAGAATGCTGTCGACTTCGAGGTCATGCCCATTTTCAACTCTTCCATGGCCGTATTCGAGGTCTCTCAGGACAGCAATATGGTCGGGAAGATTGTACAGGATACCTTCTCACTGAACGATGCAACCGTGTTCGCCATCTATCGCGGCGATGACCTGTTCTTCCAGGTGGACACGATGGAGATACACGCTGGGGACAGGATATGCGTCATGGGAACCTATGAGGCCATTTCAGGCTACAATGCATCCCTGGGAGTGGAAATCTCAGCTAAGGACATAGTTATCCTCGGAGGAACCATCGTCGGACAGCATCTGGCCTCGCTTCTGGCAGCTGATGATAAGCAGAGGTACGTCAGGATCATCGATAAGGACAATGAGCGCTGCAAGGACCTCTCTAGGAGCCTGAGCGGTGTGCTCGTCATCAACGGGGATTTCACAGATCCGGAAATTCAGTCATCTGAGAACCTTTTCAGATCCGACTGCTTGGTATCCGTAACGAATCAGGACGATACCAATCTTCTTATGTGCATGTCGGCTCAGAAGTACAACACTAACAAGATCGTATCCAGATACCTCAAGAAGGAGTATCAGGACATCTTCACGTTCACCGGTCTGGCCACCATCGTAGGATTCGACAAGATCGTATCCAACGAGATCGCCAAATGCGTCATTTCCGGGGACAAGGTGGTCATGAGGATGAGGAACAGCGATGAGCAGTTCTTCATCCACGATGTGGATTCGCATTCCAAGCTTATCGATAGGTATTACGGTGATCTCATCCTTCCTAACGGTGTGAGAGTCGTGGCCATCAAACGCAACGAAGATGTTCTTTATCCCGCCATGGACACCGAGTTCATTGAGGGCGACCGTCTTCTGGTATTCACCAATTTCACGAAGGAGAAGGATCTTGCCAAGGTCTTCGGAAGGAACATCGTTTCAGAGAGCTGA
- a CDS encoding PaaI family thioesterase — MDRSDLLPLMSEDTKQYADRVLEVFDAPFAQHMGLKIESISQEEVVCSMNVQDFMINSMGRMHGGAVYALLDHTFAIISNMMHDGTGQSTEVKFYRPANGNLRCVAKPVNISRSLAVYDVKVYSEEGKLIASSTCTAFIIKKAE; from the coding sequence ATGGACAGATCAGACCTCCTTCCCCTGATGTCGGAGGACACCAAGCAGTATGCCGACCGCGTTCTGGAAGTTTTCGACGCCCCCTTCGCCCAGCACATGGGACTGAAGATCGAATCGATCTCCCAGGAAGAGGTTGTCTGCTCGATGAATGTTCAGGATTTCATGATCAACAGCATGGGCAGGATGCACGGCGGTGCCGTCTATGCCCTTCTGGACCACACGTTCGCCATCATCTCCAACATGATGCACGACGGAACCGGACAGAGCACCGAGGTCAAATTCTACCGTCCTGCCAACGGAAACCTCAGATGTGTTGCCAAACCCGTCAACATCTCCCGCTCCCTGGCGGTCTACGACGTGAAGGTCTATTCGGAAGAGGGGAAGCTCATAGCGTCATCTACTTGTACAGCCTTCATCATCAAGAAGGCAGAATGA
- the xseA gene encoding exodeoxyribonuclease VII large subunit yields the protein MPEVITVTQLNTRVKELFSRTVGLSDIWVSGEISGLTKSTSGHYYFVLKDEGSEIRCALFKGSRARIDFEPTENMKVRMFGRVDIYVARGSYQFIVETMEKSGVGDRYVAFEKLKKKLSDEGLFAESHKRKLPLYPKTIGVVTSQTGAVIHDIITTSESRYTADILLAPAMVQGEGSAESIVAGIELLNKAGVDVIIVGRGGGSIEDLWAFNEEIVARAIYNSKVPVVSAVGHETDFTIADFVADLRAPTPTGAAALILRDKSEMRSEISSFMTRLNRAISSVLDEMQHSFEVLDSRLDPQRGLDALSLQRMRIENLSKSADRALVDKMHDMILDFEGLEARLQPSRALDDMENKKEYVEASLERINVGIMTSVREKESELSSYSKQLEGVNPLNVLTRGYSMITGPGGKVLTTIDNVNVGDSVTIHMRDGRAEADIKSKEMKE from the coding sequence ATGCCCGAAGTGATCACCGTAACCCAACTGAACACCCGCGTCAAGGAACTGTTCTCCAGGACTGTAGGTCTCAGCGATATTTGGGTGAGCGGGGAGATCTCCGGATTGACCAAATCCACGTCCGGGCACTACTATTTCGTTCTCAAGGACGAGGGCAGCGAGATCCGCTGCGCTCTTTTCAAGGGTTCCCGCGCCAGGATCGATTTCGAACCTACAGAGAACATGAAGGTCAGGATGTTCGGGCGCGTCGACATTTATGTCGCCCGCGGAAGCTACCAGTTCATAGTCGAGACCATGGAGAAATCCGGTGTCGGCGACAGATATGTTGCATTTGAGAAGCTGAAGAAGAAGCTATCCGACGAGGGACTATTCGCTGAATCGCACAAGAGGAAGCTCCCCCTGTACCCTAAGACCATTGGGGTGGTCACCTCCCAGACGGGTGCTGTCATCCATGATATCATAACAACCTCAGAGTCCAGGTACACCGCGGACATCCTTCTGGCGCCCGCGATGGTCCAGGGAGAGGGCTCTGCGGAGTCCATAGTGGCCGGCATAGAGCTGCTGAACAAGGCCGGAGTGGATGTCATCATAGTCGGAAGGGGAGGAGGTTCCATAGAGGACCTATGGGCCTTCAACGAGGAGATCGTCGCCAGGGCGATTTACAATTCCAAAGTCCCTGTGGTATCAGCAGTAGGTCACGAGACGGATTTCACCATAGCGGATTTCGTCGCTGACCTGAGGGCACCAACCCCGACCGGGGCAGCGGCATTGATACTACGGGACAAATCCGAGATGAGGTCAGAGATCTCCTCTTTTATGACCAGACTCAACCGTGCCATCTCTTCCGTTCTGGATGAGATGCAGCATTCGTTCGAGGTTCTGGATTCCAGGTTGGACCCGCAGAGGGGCCTGGATGCCCTGTCCCTTCAGCGCATGAGGATAGAGAACCTGTCAAAATCAGCCGATAGGGCCCTGGTAGACAAGATGCACGACATGATCCTGGACTTCGAGGGGCTCGAAGCAAGGCTCCAACCCTCCAGAGCTCTGGACGATATGGAGAACAAGAAGGAATACGTCGAGGCCTCCCTGGAAAGGATCAATGTAGGTATCATGACCTCCGTCAGGGAGAAGGAGAGCGAGCTCTCGTCATACAGCAAGCAATTGGAGGGTGTGAACCCGCTCAACGTCCTCACAAGAGGATACAGCATGATCACCGGCCCCGGAGGGAAGGTGCTCACCACCATAGATAATGTCAACGTCGGCGACAGCGTTACCATCCATATGAGGGATGGAAGGGCTGAGGCCGACATCAAATCGAAGGAGATGAAGGAATGA
- a CDS encoding Nre family DNA repair protein — protein MGEQSTLFEEALENSDSIVKNGLCNVCKGTRRLCGKDRCPLMVKFYTKKLNTPEIKSNDIAGSSPPAVFVGRYGYPKVEIGPLLPTYMGDTTVLDKPELWGGKSMYDIAAMRFQLVRGKYRIDATDFQKSGRIVDNVQELALTEKPVSVETMFEKRPSGRIVLDDEIMPFGPSGKMSEIRVENGRFEHNLEKSFYDTDMRSVDAVMAAYNNGTLVSEIEKAFSVGTMGIGKRRRFVPTRWSITAVDDMIGKEMMKDVRYLETIDEFRLFQWKELDNWWSIVMMPTTWRYEMIEAWYPKTSWNPSPNEMILDHDYEFFDGRTSYADNITGAYYAARLAATEYLASIGRSAAVLVFREIHPGYDIPLGVWNIRENVRAALRTKPYTAENLEGLWPQINAFMDLKKERWLRNSEVLKDYLTQRRIEDFY, from the coding sequence ATGGGGGAGCAGAGCACTTTATTCGAAGAAGCACTCGAGAATAGCGATTCCATTGTGAAGAACGGTCTCTGCAACGTATGCAAGGGTACAAGACGCCTTTGCGGAAAGGACAGATGCCCCCTGATGGTGAAGTTCTACACCAAGAAGCTCAACACCCCGGAGATCAAGAGCAACGACATCGCTGGTAGCTCACCCCCCGCTGTTTTCGTGGGAAGGTACGGCTATCCAAAGGTGGAGATAGGTCCACTTCTCCCCACATACATGGGAGACACCACAGTCCTGGACAAACCCGAGCTCTGGGGAGGCAAGTCCATGTACGATATCGCCGCCATGAGATTCCAGCTTGTCCGTGGAAAGTACAGGATAGATGCGACAGATTTCCAGAAATCCGGCAGGATCGTTGACAACGTGCAGGAACTTGCATTGACCGAGAAACCTGTCAGCGTAGAGACTATGTTCGAGAAAAGGCCCTCAGGCAGGATAGTCCTGGATGACGAGATCATGCCGTTCGGACCTTCAGGAAAGATGTCCGAGATCCGTGTTGAGAACGGGAGATTCGAGCATAATCTGGAGAAATCCTTCTATGATACCGATATGAGGTCAGTGGATGCCGTCATGGCAGCATATAACAACGGTACATTGGTTTCCGAGATAGAGAAGGCCTTCTCCGTCGGCACCATGGGGATCGGAAAGAGGAGGAGGTTCGTCCCCACCAGATGGAGCATCACCGCTGTCGATGACATGATCGGCAAGGAGATGATGAAGGATGTCAGGTACCTTGAGACCATCGATGAGTTCAGGCTCTTCCAATGGAAGGAACTGGATAACTGGTGGTCCATAGTCATGATGCCCACGACCTGGAGGTACGAGATGATCGAGGCTTGGTATCCCAAGACCTCTTGGAACCCAAGTCCTAACGAGATGATACTCGACCACGACTACGAGTTCTTCGATGGACGCACATCATACGCTGACAACATCACCGGAGCCTATTACGCCGCGAGATTGGCAGCCACTGAATACCTGGCAAGCATCGGACGCTCCGCAGCCGTACTGGTGTTCAGGGAGATACATCCTGGATACGACATCCCACTGGGAGTTTGGAACATCAGGGAGAATGTACGTGCTGCTCTCAGGACCAAACCCTACACCGCAGAGAACCTGGAGGGACTCTGGCCTCAGATCAACGCGTTCATGGACCTGAAGAAGGAAAGATGGCTGAGGAACTCGGAGGTGCTCAAGGATTACCTGACGCAGCGGCGCATAGAGGACTTCTATTGA
- a CDS encoding DUF4435 domain-containing protein — protein MRDYLTVDDICNQISMNRSLFKGTILLSEGNTDQRLYGKFIDRKGTKILPAHSKSNVIQVVNKMTARRDGKVLGIVDKDLDELKGRVYSPPVFYTDMRDLEMMLINSDALDDVLSEYGDQDRMQRFERQFGNIREAIIEASYPLGLLMYVSHLRGYNLNFKNLDFRDFIDRKTLKVDLTRMVQSVIQNTYGSELSRKNVLRDLQSQMSNHTDKHMIARGHDAVNVLMIGLKDAFGSYNSSNLNEGSLGGALRLAFDDDEFESTDLFKNTSEWASERNIKLWKINRIPDPLP, from the coding sequence ATGCGTGATTACCTTACTGTCGATGATATCTGCAACCAGATATCGATGAACAGATCCCTGTTCAAGGGAACCATACTGCTTTCTGAGGGCAACACCGACCAGAGGCTGTACGGCAAGTTCATAGACCGTAAGGGGACGAAGATCCTCCCCGCACACTCCAAGAGCAATGTCATACAGGTTGTCAACAAGATGACCGCCCGCAGGGACGGAAAGGTACTGGGCATAGTTGACAAGGACCTGGACGAACTCAAGGGCAGGGTATATTCCCCTCCGGTTTTCTACACAGACATGAGGGATCTGGAGATGATGCTGATCAACAGCGACGCCCTCGATGATGTGCTTTCAGAATACGGCGACCAGGACAGGATGCAGAGGTTCGAGCGCCAGTTCGGGAACATAAGGGAAGCTATAATCGAGGCTTCGTACCCGTTAGGGCTGCTCATGTATGTGTCCCATCTCAGGGGATACAACCTCAATTTCAAGAACCTGGACTTCAGGGATTTCATAGACAGGAAGACCCTCAAGGTCGATCTGACCAGGATGGTCCAGTCCGTCATCCAGAACACTTACGGCAGCGAGCTGTCAAGGAAGAACGTCCTCAGGGACCTTCAAAGTCAGATGTCCAACCATACCGACAAGCATATGATCGCCAGAGGACACGATGCCGTCAACGTACTGATGATAGGTCTGAAGGACGCCTTCGGAAGCTATAACTCATCAAATCTCAACGAGGGGAGCCTCGGTGGCGCTCTCAGATTAGCCTTCGATGACGATGAGTTCGAATCCACCGATCTTTTCAAGAACACCAGCGAATGGGCCTCCGAGAGGAACATAAAACTGTGGAAGATCAATCGAATTCCAGATCCTCTACCTTGA
- the hisD gene encoding histidinol dehydrogenase, translating to MWKQVSEDFWAKNRASKVDDVNEIVKGIIDQVRNDGDKALIELAEKFDKVKLKSIVVTRDEIEEAYEKVSQDVVDELENAAYNIERFHKMQKPQGLWLTEVEPGITLGVKTTPLERVGCYIPGGRASYPSTVLMTAIPAKVAGVDEVIMFTPAPANPLTLVAADIAGVDEIYYSGGAQAIAAMALGTGSVEPVQKIVGPGNVFVTAAKMMLRDKVDIDFPAGPSEVAVLADETADVEFVAMDLVAQAEHDPSSACLLVTDDPELPDKAWKIMEKFISETPRKEIIEKAMNNSGYIIADDMDLAVEIINEIAPEHLSIQTKDPLDTLSKVKNAGSIFVGPYTPVAAGDYASGTNHVLPTAEHAKTCSGLNVMAFMKTSTVQYLTKEGLAELAHTVETLANAEGLYAHGASVTARKSDSDE from the coding sequence ATGTGGAAGCAAGTCAGCGAGGATTTCTGGGCAAAGAATCGCGCATCGAAGGTCGACGACGTCAACGAGATCGTCAAAGGCATCATAGACCAGGTCCGCAACGACGGGGACAAGGCTCTCATCGAACTCGCAGAGAAGTTCGACAAGGTGAAACTGAAGTCCATAGTCGTCACGAGGGACGAGATCGAGGAGGCCTACGAGAAGGTCTCGCAGGATGTCGTGGACGAGCTGGAGAACGCAGCGTACAACATCGAGCGCTTCCATAAGATGCAGAAGCCCCAGGGACTCTGGCTGACCGAGGTCGAGCCCGGTATCACCCTGGGTGTGAAGACGACTCCTCTCGAGAGGGTAGGATGCTACATCCCCGGCGGAAGGGCCTCATACCCCAGTACCGTCCTGATGACAGCGATTCCCGCCAAGGTGGCTGGTGTCGACGAGGTCATCATGTTCACACCGGCTCCTGCCAACCCCCTCACACTCGTAGCAGCCGATATCGCAGGCGTGGACGAGATCTATTACAGCGGAGGTGCCCAGGCGATTGCCGCTATGGCCCTCGGTACCGGGAGCGTTGAGCCTGTCCAGAAGATCGTAGGTCCCGGAAACGTGTTCGTCACCGCGGCAAAGATGATGCTCAGGGACAAGGTGGACATAGACTTCCCTGCAGGACCGAGCGAGGTAGCTGTCCTTGCAGACGAGACAGCGGACGTCGAATTCGTGGCCATGGACCTTGTGGCCCAGGCCGAGCACGATCCATCATCAGCCTGTCTACTCGTAACAGACGACCCCGAACTTCCTGACAAGGCCTGGAAGATCATGGAGAAGTTCATCAGCGAGACTCCCAGGAAGGAGATCATCGAGAAGGCCATGAACAACTCAGGATACATCATCGCTGACGATATGGACCTGGCTGTGGAGATCATCAACGAGATCGCTCCGGAGCACCTTTCCATCCAGACCAAGGACCCCTTGGATACGCTCAGCAAGGTCAAGAACGCTGGTTCGATCTTCGTCGGCCCGTACACCCCTGTGGCCGCAGGCGATTATGCTTCGGGTACCAACCACGTGCTGCCCACGGCCGAGCACGCTAAGACCTGTTCCGGACTGAACGTGATGGCCTTCATGAAGACATCCACTGTCCAATATCTCACCAAAGAGGGATTGGCGGAGCTCGCTCACACGGTCGAGACCCTCGCGAATGCCGAGGGACTCTATGCCCACGGCGCATCCGTCACGGCTAGGAAATCCGATTCGGACGAATGA
- the xseB gene encoding exodeoxyribonuclease VII small subunit encodes MSDYSEEVEKMSFEESIETLEGLVKELEAGGIDLDRSIEIYEKAVILRNHCREILDEGERRIKKIMESSGSIKVEDLEFD; translated from the coding sequence ATGAGCGATTATTCGGAAGAAGTAGAGAAGATGAGCTTCGAGGAAAGCATCGAGACCCTGGAGGGCCTGGTGAAGGAATTGGAGGCTGGAGGCATAGACCTCGACCGCAGCATAGAGATCTATGAGAAGGCCGTCATCCTTAGGAACCATTGCAGGGAGATACTGGACGAGGGCGAGCGCAGGATCAAGAAGATAATGGAATCCTCAGGCAGCATCAAGGTAGAGGATCTGGAATTCGATTGA